Below is a window of Pseudodesulfovibrio sp. 5S69 DNA.
GACGAGGTGTCGTTGTCGAAACCCACGATGAAACCACCCATCACCTGCATGCCGTGTTGGTGAATATTCCTGATCGCCGAGCTGAAATCGGCGGTTACGTTCTGTTTTTTCCCGCACTCAACCAGGCTCTCCGTGGAAGGCGTTTCAATGCCGATGAACACCTTGTGGAAGTTCGCCGCGCTCATCATCTCCAGGAGTTCATTGTCCTGTGCCAGATTCACGCTGGCCTCGGTCATGAGCTTGAAGGGGTAATGGTGCAGCCTCTGCCATTCGGCGAGCCGGGGCAAGAACTCCTTCACCCGGACGATGTTCCCGATGAAGTTGTCGTCCACGATAAAGACGGACTCCCTCCATCCGGCATCATACAGACTTTGAATCTCCCGCATCATTTGATCGGGATTTTTGACGCGAGGGCGGCGTCCGTTCATGGCCACAATGTCGCAAAACTCGCAATCAAAGGGGCAGCCTCTGGAATACTGCACCGACATGGAGATATAATCCTTCATTCTCAACAGGTTCCACGCGGGGATGGGCGTGAGGGCCAAATCGGGGTGTTCGGAGGACGTGTAGTGTTTCTTTGCCATCCCTTGTTGGAAGTCATGCAGGAATTCGGGCATGACGGTTTCCGATTCGCCGATGATGAAATGATCCACTTCAGGAAACTGCTCCAGATGCGACCTGAAGGCCGGGCCTCCCGCGATCACGGTTTTTCCGGCCTCCCTGGCGCGTTTCATGATTTTCCTCGCGCTGGGAAGCTGCACCAACATGGCGCTGACCATGACAACGTCCGCCCATTCAAGGTCGGCGTTTTCCAGAGGGGCGACATTCGTATCAACCAGATGTTTTTCCCATTCCACGGGAAGCATGGCGGCCACAGTGAGCAAACCGAGCGGGGGGAAAGCCGCCTTTTTTGATACAAAGGACAGTATGCTTTTGAAACTCCAGAATGTATCGGGATAGGCAGGGTAGACCAAAAGAGCGTTCATACTTTTCACCTCATATGCATAGTACTCCGATCATGGGAATCCACAATTCAAATCGTGTTTTTTTTTGGCAAACAGAAATGGGTCCACCTTGCTTCTCACCACATGGTAAAGCGTGATAGCTTATAATCCCTTGAACCCGAGTCGATCCCGCCATCCCTCTCGCCGTTGCCTGCGCGGACGACGACGCAAGTAAAGCCGGCGGGGCCAGATCACCCGGTGAAGCCGAGCACCAGAAAAGCTTGGTCTTGTTTTTTGGGCAACGTCGCACGTACGAAATATATCGTCATGATATTCGGTTGACTGGGGATATGGTGGGGCTTTGCCCCCTGGTTTACATTGAAATCCAAGATAACTAAAAACCGCCCCTCATACAGAGGAGCGGTTTATATGGCCTGTTATAGTGGTAGAAAAACTACCAGCGCGGACGTTCCACGCGAGGCTTGGCTTCGTTGACCTTGATGTTTCTGCCACCAAAATCTTTGCCATCCAAATCGCCAATTGCAGCCAATGCATCAGAGTCATTGCTCATCTCGACAAACCCAAACCCTCTGGGACGACCGGTCTCACGGTCTTCAATCAGTTTGACGGAAGTGACTTCTCCGTGGGCTGCGAATGCATCGCGAATTTCAGTTTCAGAGGTGGACCATGCGAGGTTACCGACATAAATGTTCTTGGACATAATAAACTCCTGTGTGTTGTTTGAATTGTGACGTTCGCCTTTGTTTTCTTGGCGCGTCATTATCTGGTTTAAATGATTGATATAGACAACAGTTTCACTCTTCTCCAGCAACTGGATGGGGAGCGTCTTCTTTAATCGTTAGGCCGCAGAAGCCATTGCCCGCCTAGGCTTTCGCCTCCGTCGCCGACCATCTGCCTTCCTGAGGGGATCAACAGCATTTTCAGTCAACTTTCCACGGCTGTTTTCTGGTGCCTCGAAACCGCAAATGGAATTTTGCTCAATTGAGACATCCATAATTCTTTCAATGGCGCGCAACTGCGGGATTTCATCTTGAGTAACCAAACTGATGGCGTTGCCGGATCGCCCGGCCCTGCCAGTTCGGCCTATTCTGTGTGTGTAGGTTTCAACCGTATTGGGCATATCGTAGTTGATGACATGAGTAATGCGGTCGCAATCAATCCCGCGTGCAACAATGTCTGTTGCCACCATGATGGAATATCGTCCTTCGCGAAACCCGGTTAGCGCTTTTTCGCGCTCGCCTTGGCTCATATTGCCTTGCAAAGACGTAGTGTCGTGGCCGCTGTTGGCTAGTTGGCGCGACAAACTCTTGGCCTTGTGCTTCG
It encodes the following:
- a CDS encoding B12-binding domain-containing radical SAM protein, which gives rise to MNALLVYPAYPDTFWSFKSILSFVSKKAAFPPLGLLTVAAMLPVEWEKHLVDTNVAPLENADLEWADVVMVSAMLVQLPSARKIMKRAREAGKTVIAGGPAFRSHLEQFPEVDHFIIGESETVMPEFLHDFQQGMAKKHYTSSEHPDLALTPIPAWNLLRMKDYISMSVQYSRGCPFDCEFCDIVAMNGRRPRVKNPDQMMREIQSLYDAGWRESVFIVDDNFIGNIVRVKEFLPRLAEWQRLHHYPFKLMTEASVNLAQDNELLEMMSAANFHKVFIGIETPSTESLVECGKKQNVTADFSSAIRNIHQHGMQVMGGFIVGFDNDTSSIFGQQFRFIQEIGVVTAMIGVLNAMPHTRLWARLKSEGRLLGELSGENTDACLNFDPRMGCETLLDGYKKLVGELYSPRKYYERISTFLSSYAPTARGKMVRTDVQAFLKSMWAVGFASPARILYWKLVLKTLLTKPKALSAVVEMAIQGLHFARVSQRIMGV
- a CDS encoding RNA recognition motif domain-containing protein, with protein sequence MSKNIYVGNLAWSTSETEIRDAFAAHGEVTSVKLIEDRETGRPRGFGFVEMSNDSDALAAIGDLDGKDFGGRNIKVNEAKPRVERPRW